A stretch of DNA from Vanrija pseudolonga chromosome 6, complete sequence:
CAACATACATCGACGTTGCCAGGGACATCGACCAGTGAGCCGTATGCAGTGTGGGCCTGGTTGCCGCCCAATTCTGTGACATCGCGAAACAGAATGGGAGGCGCAAAGTTGCGCTCAATGTACGCTTGTTTGAAGGGCTCAATCTCACAGGAGAAGACGTGGTCAAACTCCAATGAGATGTCGGATTGAACCTTTGCCGCCTTGGCGATCATGTTGAGtgcgagcagcggcgactcCGTACCCCTGTGCGAAGTGTTGTGTTAGCAAAGGCTCGTGGAACATTTCCTTGGTTTACTCACGAACACATCGTGGCCACTCGGAGCTTGCGACCATTCAGCCGTTTGGCGACCTTCTCAATAGCAGGTAGCTGCAGGGTGTTAGAAATACGTGACGCACAAACGGCCAACAACTCACACGCGAGTTGAGGTGCTCAAACATGGCTTCAATATCGTTGATGGGTGGGAGGTCTTCGGCGCTTTGCTTCGCGGCGGTCTTCAAATCAACAGACATTTTCAGTGGAACCACGTTCGTCTTGAAGTTATGGCTACAACGTCAGCTATGCCACGGCCTTGAGGGGGTTCAAACTTACAGCACAACCTTGGGCTTCTTGGGCCCCTTAGGTCCAGCTCCCCAGCCGCCATGAGTCTTCCTAGCGGTCTTTGTTGGCCCTAGACATCAGCTGCGGCTCGAGACGATGGGCTTActctcgtccacctcgtcttCTGATGGGGTGGCAGTTTCACTGGGTTCGCTGGGCGTTTCGTCTTCATCGCCGACTTCTGACTCCGATTCTGACCCGTCGTCGGCTTTGAAATCATCATCAGACTCAGATCTGGCTCGCTTTGCCGGAACACGCTGGTTCTCCTTGCCAACGACGCGAGGCTTGGAGGTCGGAGTAGAAGACGGCGCCTGGACAGTGGTGGCCTTGGCATTACGAGGGGTAGTGACCTTGGTATTGACCTTGATGTCACGCGTGGGGACAATCTTCGCATCGGCGTTGGTTGCACGAGTGGGGGCGGCGCTTTGTTTACCGGTCGCAGAAGGCACGCTCCGTAACACGTCCAGCAGCGTGCGTTGCCCGCGTCTGAGCTTCTTGGGGTACTTCTTGTGAAACTGTAGGACGGAAGGGTCATCTTCGTCCAGTTGTGACCCCAGTGTCCAGGATCGCTCGGAGATCGGGTAGCCCTGCCAGTGAATGAGGTACTCGAAGACCGGTTTGCCGCCATACGAGCGGAAGCGTGAGTCCACGATGTACTCGACCTCGTACTCCTCCTCTCCAAGCCCTGGGCACTCGCCCTCTGAGCTCGAGGAATCTTCAGGTGGAGGTGACTGTGTTGTCAGCAGAGCACACACTGCCAAGGTCATACTCACCTGCTTGGTCCGGTTGTGCCTTTGGCTGTTCTGTAGCGGGCGggcctcggtgtcgtcaTCTTCCGAGTCGAAGGTTAAGTCGACGTAGCTCACAGAGactgcagcagcacgtcGTGACGTGCTGCGATCTCCGGCCATTGTCGAAGTGTTGTTGGAGGGCGGTCACAAGAGACCGACTGGGGTATGCGCTTTGTCAGACGACTGGAAAGACAAAGTCAACATCGTAACACGACGCGTCTCGCCCAagctgcccgcccgcccctcAGAACGCGTCGACGGGAGCATTTTGCACCCTGGTCATGTTGTTCTCTAATGTTTTGGACGCGACGTGATTACATTACGTCATGCTACAGACCTCAAATGATATACACATGACCGGCATGACCACTACAACCTCCCATGGCATGAGCGGGCGACAACTAGTCGAGCTCCTCTAAGCTAGACTGTCCAAGTGTGGACGAGCTTTGCTCAAGGGAAGAGCGCAACTTGGCAGAACGAGCCTCAACTTCGTCGAGCAGTCGCAAGAGCTCGGCAATCTCGTCCTttggcgtcgttgccgcACGCTTCGCGAGGATAAGACGTACAGCTTCCGCGATATCCTCCTCGTTGGGCCCCAGGCGCTGGAGTCGTTTGACCTTGTGCTGCGAGACAGGACGCGCCAGGTAGGTGTAGATGTTCGACAACATGAGGCCCACAATTATGATGACCATGAACGTTCCTTTGCTGATAGGCCAGTCGCCAATCAAGTCGCCGACTGCATCAGCTGCAGTGCTAACGCCGCTTGCGATGGACTTGAATCCGGAAAGAACCGAGTCGAGAGAGCCCTGAAGGACCCAGTAGTCGCGATCTtgcctcgctcggcgcgcttcgGCAGCGTACTGTTGAGCTTCCGTTGTCCCAGTGGGAGAAGAGACGACTTCTACTTCCGCCTCCTCGATGTGATCCGCACCAGCCACAGCGAACTCGGTGGGGTGTTCCTTCATATGCGCCCGCATTTGAGTAGCAAGGTCGTCATGGAATTGCTTCTGGCCCTCAATTGCGCCTCGCTCGATAATGCCTGCGACGTGTTAGTTGCTAAAGCCTGGCGCCAGGAGAAGACATGCCTTTCAACCACGATTTGCCAGTCCATTCCACCTCTGTTGTCACAAGGACGCGTGTCGATGCTGGTCCAGCCCAGGTGAAACATGTGCGGGTCTTGACGCTGAACACACTGCCATTGGGAACGTCGGGCGTTTTGGTTGTCGTGATCATGGCAATGTAGTCGTCGAAGTCGCAGTGCTCATGGTAATCGACAATCTGGCATTTGGTCTGCTTGGGACCGACTGAGCCGTTCAATGGTTTGATGTATGACATCGACCTTGTGAGCCTTTGTTCCTCGTCGGGCCGCCAGTCGGACGACTCGATATCTACAATTAGTACGAGGACAGGAGGGTGCGCTCTCACCTTTGAGTTTCTGGTTTTCATACAGGAAGGTCCTGAACCATCCACTGTTGAAAATCAGGTTGTACACCTTCTCGGGAGAGCTTGGGAAGACAGCATCGAGAGCAACCTCAGCATAGTGCGTCCCTGCCTTGCCGCAAGCACACTCTGTCGACCGATGAGTAGCGATAGCCTGGGGGGCTTCACAGTCCGTGATCGACGGCGGTCGCGAGGCACCATTTGCGACTGACGGTGCCATCACATCGTCGGGATGAGCAATGCGCCAGATGTTCATGAGCACATCGAAGGTCGAATCGCGTGAGATCAGCGAGGCAAACGTGTACTGGGAGGCATTAGCAGCTGGAGCGTATGGCCTCGACAGACGATGGGTACTGACCTTCTCCTTGCTGGTGACCACCCCGATCGCATTAGGAATGACCAACGCCGTCATCTTCTTCTCAATTGTCTTAACATCGGCAAAGGGGACGACAACCTGAGGCTCGTCAGTACAGCTTCCGAGAGACGGACGCTTACATCTGTCACCCAGCCGAAGAGGTTGGAATGAAAGCAGATATGGTTCTCGGAGACGTAGAGCCGACCATGGACGAGGATATCCTTTGCAAGAGCGCATCCATAGTCTAGAGGAATACGTGTCAGTTGACATGCCGCCAGAGCAGTGATGTCCATACCTTCAATCAAATAGTCGCCTTCGTCGACTGTGGGGAACAATGCGTGGAACTCGGCATTGCGTCGGTTGCTTGCGACTGCAAAGCCTGTGACAGGGAGGTGGTCAAGCCCCTCATTGTCGCTCTCGTGTTCACTGTCATCTTCTGACCCGTACCCTTCGTCACTGTCGTCGCCATGGGCGGCTCGGATCAGGTAGGGGGAGCGGCCAGTGGACACGGCTCGCTTGCCAATGACGTCTTCCGCCTGTCCGGCGCTCAGACCACCATTGGCACCCTTAGCCAAAGCGGTGGAAATGGTACGACCTTGAGAAACGGCGGAAGATGTCGAGGCacggcgcgaccgacgagatcgacgcttcttctcctcgccatTGGCAGGCGAGTTCAACTTGTCCGTCACCCTCTGCACCAGAGACTCGCGCCGCGAGTGTCGGCCATCGTAGCGGACCTCGGAAGCTGCAGTCGGTGAGGTGAGGGAGATTTCTGTGTCTGGATGTCCGCTCATTGTTGTACGAACGTTGATTTCGTTTGGGGATTCTGGATCGTTGCTCCAGTCCTCGGTAACAAGGAGGCGCGGAGTTGTAGACGACTTTGCCGGGAACAGGGGCCCACCGCTTTCTTTCAATGGCGAGCTTGGGGCTGCGGACTGGGAGGGGGCGGCTGCGACTGAGAGAGCGTGTTCTGCCAGAGAGGGCGAGTTTGGTAGTGGTGATGCGGCGGATGGCTTTTTGGAGCGAAGGATGGGCATCAAGAGAGGGACAGTGGAGTAATAAAGGAAGGGGGGGAGTGAGAGGAAGGGCGAGTGCGGCGTCAAAGCGTCGTGGTCGCTTGTCGTCGATGCGTCAAGGtgtcgatgatgatgatgatgatgctgatTCCAGCAGAGTCAAGGTGATGACGATGatgttggctggctggatgCCAAAGGCCAAGCAAGGTTGAGTGAGGGTGGCGGTGATACATACTGCGACAGGCGCCATGGCCCCTGGGCCCTGGATCATGTCACAATCACTACTCCCTCGACGCTCCCAAGTCCCTCGCAAGCCATCCCTCCCGCTGCGGCAACCATGCATGCTTCGGGCCCGCGAGCCCGCAAGCCCGACTGCCGCCTGCCCGCTGTCGACCCGATTGCCCAACGACATGCGGTATGCAGCATGCAGCCCATGTAGCCCACACCCCAAGCGGCCACGGGCGGGCCACGGGCCACATGCACCGCTACCGTGACTGCGTCATGCAGGGCAGCCATTCGAACTTTACGTAATATTTATCCACGTGGCAGCATTCTTCCTTTCGCCCTTTCTCGCCTTCTCGCACCGGTCGCACCACGGGTCTGTGTTCTTGCCAGCTTTTTCAACCCAGATCAAGCCTGCGCTGGGCGAGAGGGATCTGTTCACACTGCCAGCACAACGCGCTCACCCATGGCGCCGAAATAAGTAGTGTAGTGTAGTGTGCTCCGGTGCTCCTAGGCACCCCATGTCCCAGTCGGATGGCAGTCCATCAAGCGTGTCCATCCTAGCCAGTTACAACAAGATATCTGGGGCATTGTGACTCACGCCTTCACTGGAGACGGTCAAACCATTCCTATTGCGCGAGCCAAAGTAGCACCCAAGTCACTCTGAGAGCGTCCATGCCTGTGTGGCCCCACGAATGTCAACTCTGCTGCACTTGATGTCAACAAAGGTTCGTGGGAGAGCTCTGGTTTAGAAATTAGTAGAGAAACAGAAATGGATGAGGGATGGCAGCTCTTTTATcgtgggcgcgggggcgaggtCACGTGATGACACATTCATCGGTGTACTATTGTAGGTGATTCTATGAACGTCTACTTGGCGAGAGACTTGCCAGTCATTTCTGAGAGAGTTAGTCacttggcgagcttgcgaGCACAACTAAAACTCACCCTCAGGCTGAGAAACGCCCAGGATAGACAGGATGGTAGGGACAACGTCCGCAAGAGCGCCGGGCTCATTGGAGGCGAAGAGTCCCTTGGGGCCGGTGACGATGAAGGGAACATGGTCTGCAATTGTGTAAGCTGCTTGCAAGTCCCCGCAGTAGAAGCACATACTGGTAGTGTGGGCAGTGTGGGGGTTGCCAGTCTCAAGGTCAAGCATCTGCTCCGCGTTTCCGTGGTCGGCGGTGATGGCCAGGATGTAGCCTGCCTCCTCACAGGCGTCGTAGATGGTCTTGACAGCAGCGTCGGTAGCAGTGATGGCCTTGACAGCAGCCTCGTAGTCGCCAGTGTGGCCGACCTGGACACCGGTCAGCTCTGCTTGCGTATGTCAATACTAACCATGTCGGGGGGGGCAAAGTTGCACATGACAAAGTCGAACTTGTCCGacttgacgacctcggcaaccttgTCGGCAACAGCCTGGACGCTCATCTCAGGCTTCTTGTCGTAGGTGGCAACCTTGGGGGAAGGAATCATGacacgctcctcgccctggtACTGCTTCTCAACACCACCGTTGAAGAAGAAGGTGACGTGGGCATACTTCTCGGTCTCTGCGCAGTCAAGTCAGCACACAAATGAGAGGCATAGCACGACGCGCATACCAGCAATGTGGGACTGGGTAAGgccctccttggcgagcCACTCAGCGAGGACGTTGTCCATGGAGACAGGAGGGAAGGCGACGGGGAGGGTCCACTCGGGGTTGTAACGCGACATGGTGGTGATGTTCTGGTGTCTCAGAATCCAGCCCGCGAAGCGGACTCACAAGGCCCTTGGGGATCTGCAGGTCGATGGGCTTGTCTTCGAAGGCAAGCAAGGTAACGAGCTCACGCATGCGGTCAGAGCGGTAGTTGAAGGTGAAGACGGTGTCGTTCACTTCTCGGGATCAGCGAACGCGCATGGACGGCTCGACTGAAACCCACCGTGGATGCGAGTCGAGTCGTCGCCAAAGATGAGGGGCTTGACAAACTCATCAGTGACACCGTTCTCGTAGGACTGCTCGATAGCCTTGACGGGGTCATCGGCCTTCTCCCCCACGCCATCAACAAGGGCGTCAACCGCCACCTTAACACGCTCCCAGCGCTTGTCGCGGTCCATGGCGTAGTAGCGACCAACGAAGgtgaccagctcgccgatgCTAATCTCCTTGATGTAGTCCAGGAGCTGCTGAACGTAGCCAGTAGCAGACTTGGGGGCAGTGTCACGGCCATCACCGAACGCGTGAATGTACACGTGGGGGACGCCAGCCTCCTTGGCAGCGCGAAGGAGCGCGAAGAGGTGGTTAATGTGCGAGTGAACACCACCGTCGGAGAGGAGTCCCatgaggtggaggcggccaTTCGTGTCCTTGGCGTGCTTGAGAGAGGCAGCAATGGAAGGCTGAAGCTTGAACTCGTCGTTCTTGATAGCTGAGCAAGGTAAGCATTCTGGGAGCAGCACGTTCATCGACGCACACTGGTCAATCCTGACAATGTCCTGCCAAACGATACGGCCGGCACCAATGTTCAAATGACTAAAACCCTCAGCATTGGCACACTCCGGAGCGCACTTACCCGACCTCCGAGTTGCCCATGAGGCCATCCTTGAGGCCCACAGCAAGACCGTGCGCCTGGAGCTCGACAAAGTTGTGCTTGTCACGGATGGCGTCCATGTTCGTGGTGTCACCGTGGAAGATGGCGTTACCCTTCTCATTGTCCGAGATTCCCCAGCCGTCGTGAACACTGGTTCTGTCAGTGGTTGTACGGGTAAACGTGCGCTTGACAGTAATACAGACATCAAGCAGACCTTGTCTGAGGCCGAAGTCAGCATTGACCCGCTCACTGCCGAAGACGACGCAGGCAATTGCACTGCCGTCTCCACTAACTCTTAGGGTTGGTCTTCTGCTTCTTGGAGTCATGGGGAGGGGAGTCTGGCGAACGGGTAGCCATTTTTGCGAGATTGTTTTTGTGGGAGAGTGTACAATGGGGAAGTAAGGTCGAGGATACGATTGGAAGCGGGCCACCGAGACTCTtatcacccacccactccacCGCCGTTGGGGACAGGGGCAGCCGGGTCCGCCTCCACCTTTGCTTCGATGCGCGCGTCTGCACCCGCAGAAACAAAGCCAATGACGGAAGCCAACACCCACAGTGAGAGGGGGTTAACTTGGGGGGGGGTCATTTAAGGATAATCCTTTTCACCCCCGGAATCAAATGCCAGACAACTGACCACTACAGGCTTCAGGGTTTCCAGAGTCATTACAAGGGGAGCGGAGGTAAAAATGGGCCACCGTTTGAGCACAACACCGCAATTCGCCTGGCTGGCATGGCtcgccgcctggctggctcgctggctcgctggctggctggctggttgaCCGCAGTGTGCTTTTTGGTGGTGCAGGTGCCTGAAAGGGAAGGGACCAAAGGGAAACGGGGGATGCgagccacccacccaccgcgccgccgccgctgtcgcgcccccccccccccgctGTGCATCCACCCAAACCGTGGGCCCGTGCCcctgtgtgtgtgggtggtggtgtcctCGTCTAGGGCCCTCGCGCCTCAAACCCAAGCTCCGTCACGTTCACGTCCCTCCTCGCAAGGTCGCAATTCCTCATCGTCGACCACTGCATCCAAGTCTTTCAACCTCTACAAACCCAACAATCCcacaccctcctcctccgcctcctccccccctACAGCTTAATAacgtcgctcgtcgccttcaGCTCACTCTCCTTACACCGCCCCACCGCCATCGGCCCAACCCACGGTTTCAACTCGCACTCTCATCGTCCACAGTCTCAACCTTGGGCGTCAGCCTCCGACTAATCCCACACTGCAACCTCTCTCAACATGTCGTTGAACGCTGCTCCTTTCAAGTTTGGGTCGTTTGACTGGGTCTGCGAGCGTGCTtcgctcgtcgtctgccCAATGCTGGGCAGCTCGACTGGCATCGAGCCCACGTGCTATGCCCGCAACGTCCAGCTAGGAAGTCAGATCATCTTCCAACCCGGTACGTGTTTGATGATCCACGTATCGACAAGCAGACATGACTGACTGGGCCCTAAGCAACATGCTTTGTTCACATTGCGGCTCTTGCCATGACCATCATCATGCTGTTTCACGTCCGATCAAAGTACACGGCCATCGGTCGCAAGGAGATCGTCCTCTTCTTCTACATCTACATGTTCGTCGAACTGCTCGCCAT
This window harbors:
- the SPBC20F10.07_1 gene encoding uncharacterized protein; its protein translation is MPILRSKKPSAASPLPNSPSLAEHALSVAAAPSQSAAPSSPLKESGGPLFPAKSSTTPRLLVTEDWSNDPESPNEINVRTTMSGHPDTEISLTSPTAASEVRYDGRHSRRESLVQRVTDKLNSPANGEEKKRRSRRSRRASTSSAVSQGRTISTALAKGANGGLSAGQAEDVIGKRAVSTGRSPYLIRAAHGDDSDEGYGSEDDSEHESDNEGLDHLPVTGFAVASNRRNAEFHALFPTVDEGDYLIEDYGCALAKDILVHGRLYVSENHICFHSNLFGWVTDVVVPFADVKTIEKKMTALVIPNAIGVVTSKEKVSTHRLSRPYAPAANASQYTFASLISRDSTFDVLMNIWRIAHPDDVMAPSVANGASRPPSITDCEAPQAIATHRSTECACGKAGTHYAEVALDAVFPSSPEKVYNLIFNSGWFRTFLYENQKLKDIESSDWRPDEEQRLTRSMSYIKPLNGSVGPKQTKCQIVDYHEHCDFDDYIAMITTTKTPDVPNGSVFSVKTRTCFTWAGPASTRVLRWNGLANRIIERGAIEGQKQFHDDLATQMRAHMKEHPTEFAVAGADHIEEAEVEVVSSPTGTTEAQQYAAEARRARQDRDYWVLQGSLDSVLSGFKSIASGVSTAADAVGDLIGDWPISKGTFMVIIIVGLMLSNIYTYLARPVSQHKVKRLQRLGPNEEDIAEAVRLILAKRAATTPKDEIAELLRLLDEVEARSAKLRSSLEQSSSTLGQSSLEELD
- the SPBC20F10.07_1 gene encoding uncharacterized protein, which codes for MPILRSKKPSAASPLPNSPSLAEHALSVAAAPSQSAAPSSPLKESGGPLFPAKSSTTPRLLVTEDWSNDPESPNEINVRTTMSGHPDTEISLTSPTAASEVRYDGRHSRRESLVQRVTDKLNSPANGEEKKRRSRRSRRASTSSAVSQGRTISTALAKGANGGLSAGQAEDVIGKRAVSTGRSPYLIRAAHGDDSDEGYGSEDDSEHESDNEGLDHLPVTGFAVASNRRNAEFHALFPTVDEGDYLIEDYGCALAKDILVHGRLYVSENHICFHSNLFGWVTDVVVPFADVKTIEKKMTALVIPNAIGVVTSKEKYTFASLISRDSTFDVLMNIWRIAHPDDVMAPSVANGASRPPSITDCEAPQAIATHRSTECACGKAGTHYAEVALDAVFPSSPEKVYNLIFNSGWFRTFLYENQKLKDIESSDWRPDEEQRLTRSMSYIKPLNGSVGPKQTKCQIVDYHEHCDFDDYIAMITTTKTPDVPNGSVFSVKTRTCFTWAGPASTRVLRWNGLANRIIERGAIEGQKQFHDDLATQMRAHMKEHPTEFAVAGADHIEEAEVEVVSSPTGTTEAQQYAAEARRARQDRDYWVLQGSLDSVLSGFKSIASGVSTAADAVGDLIGDWPISKGTFMVIIIVGLMLSNIYTYLARPVSQHKVKRLQRLGPNEEDIAEAVRLILAKRAATTPKDEIAELLRLLDEVEARSAKLRSSLEQSSSTLGQSSLEELD
- the ipgm-1_1 gene encoding 2,3-bisphosphoglycerate-independent phosphoglycerate mutase → MATRSPDSPPHDSKKQKTNPKNKVCLIVHDGWGISDNEKGNAIFHGDTTNMDAIRDKHNFVELQAHGLAVGLKDGLMGNSEVGHLNIGAGRIVWQDIVRIDQCASMNVLLPECLPCSAIKNDEFKLQPSIAASLKHAKDTNGRLHLMGLLSDGGVHSHINHLFALLRAAKEAGVPHVYIHAFGDGRDTAPKSATGYVQQLLDYIKEISIGELVTFVGRYYAMDRDKRWERVKVAVDALVDGVGEKADDPVKAIEQSYENGVTDEFVKPLIFGDDSTRIHVNDTVFTFNYRSDRMRELVTLLAFEDKPIDLQIPKGLNITTMSRYNPEWTLPVAFPPVSMDNVLAEWLAKEGLTQSHIAETEKYAHVTFFFNGGVEKQYQGEERVMIPSPKVATYDKKPEMSVQAVADKVAEVVKSDKFDFVMCNFAPPDMVGHTGDYEAAVKAITATDAAVKTIYDACEEAGYILAITADHGNAEQMLDLETGNPHTAHTTSMCFYCGDLQAAYTIADHVPFIVTGPKGLFASNEPGALADVVPTILSILGVSQPEEMTGKSLAK
- the ipgm-1_1 gene encoding 2,3-bisphosphoglycerate-independent phosphoglycerate mutase — protein: MATRSPDSPPHDSKKQKTNPKNKVCLIVHDGWGISDNEKGNAIFHGDTTNMDAIRDKHNFVELQAHGLAVGLKDGLMGNSEVGHLNIGAGRIVWQDIVRIDQSIKNDEFKLQPSIAASLKHAKDTNGRLHLMGLLSDGGVHSHINHLFALLRAAKEAGVPHVYIHAFGDGRDTAPKSATGYVQQLLDYIKEISIGELVTFVGRYYAMDRDKRWERVKVAVDALVDGVGEKADDPVKAIEQSYENGVTDEFVKPLIFGDDSTRIHVNDTVFTFNYRSDRMRELVTLLAFEDKPIDLQIPKGLNITTMSRYNPEWTLPVAFPPVSMDNVLAEWLAKEGLTQSHIAETEKYAHVTFFFNGGVEKQYQGEERVMIPSPKVATYDKKPEMSVQAVADKVAEVVKSDKFDFVMCNFAPPDMVGHTGDYEAAVKAITATDAAVKTIYDACEEAGYILAITADHGNAEQMLDLETGNPHTAHTTNHVPFIVTGPKGLFASNEPGALADVVPTILSILGVSQPEEMTGKSLAK